Part of the Oncorhynchus kisutch isolate 150728-3 unplaced genomic scaffold, Okis_V2 scaffold3891, whole genome shotgun sequence genome, CCTTTAACTTCCAACATACTGGactcagagacataaaaatggtatcaacAAGTTCATCCAACTCATCCCTTTAAGAAATACCACAatgacacatatatatatatatatatccaggaCTAACGTCCTCCTTCGGTCCAGTCAGGACTCTCACCTTGACAGTAGAACCCctttggaggccactgtgtttctccctctcctcgTGACCCCAGCAGCCGTCAATCTTTGAGTTGCACACAAGCACAACACCGTCCGTGTCATCCTCAAAACGTGGGTTGAAGTGCAGTGCCAGGTGATCTTCGTCACAGCCCAGATCTATCTGGAACCTTGAGGTTCGTTCAAACAAGGGAAATCATTCGCTGTCAAAATGTTGTTTTGTGCTAAGCGTTCGGTAACATTAGGAAAGAGTCCGAGAAGGGTAGTTGTGAGGCGAACGTAAGTGTCTGTTTTGGGTCGAAACTGCCGATACAAATAATAATTTGTCCATTTAGGTTTTCTATTGCATGTAGTAGGAATATAAAGTCATTAGCAGTAAGACCACGGTAATCATAGCGGTTTGTCGTTATACCCCAACATTttggaatgttcattcaaatcGTTCAACTGAAATCGTTGCTAAGTAACGTGTTCGCCGCAAACAGAACCCTTCTTGGACCTGAGTAATAGGAAGTCACATGACAAATCATTCCAGAAACCCCACTACATGTCTGCACTTCTCTGACATGAATTGGTTTCACACATACTATACTACATACCGTATACCACACATACCGTAtaccacacatacagtataccacacatacagtataccacacatacagtatagcaaCACTAAACCATTCTCCATTCTTTAGAACAAACATGTGTGGAACTGTTGGTTTGTTTTTCAACTCTTCTTCTAAAATAATGTGATGAGTTCTCCTGCATGTGATTTCCAAACCAGACCAGTTAAATGTACGTACCCCTTCGCCTCAGGCAGAATCCTCCCCTCCACTTTCAACTGGTCTCCAGCTCTCAGCTTCACATTCTTCAGCTCAAGTACCTGTTATGAAGACGCGTAGAGTTGACTGTCTTTGAGCGTAGGGTCAAAAGGATCgtattttattatatatataaattGGGTTTGCTTCATGCTATTCCATCATTTATCTCTGGCTTTGTAATCACAAGTTACAGTTTATGTCCCATTAATATTGTATAGTAATGTACATAATGGTAACCAGTGTCACACCCTGAaattagagagcctttttatgtctctatttggtttggtatGGGTGTGATTTggtgtgggcattctatgttctgttttctatgttttttgtgtttctatgttttggtcaggtatggttctcaatcagggacagctgtctatcgttgtctctgattcggAATCATACTTGGGCAGCTGTGACGGTTTTCttccgctgaaggagaggaggaccaaaatcagcgtggttagagttcaacatgtttaatttagacgataaacgtgaacactacacccaaaaaaaaaaaaaagtgaaaaccaagacagtcctatctggtgcaatgacaacaaagacagaagacaatcacccacaaaatacccaaagaacatggctgcctaaatatggttcccaatcagagacaacgataaacacctgcctctaattgacaaccaatctaggcaaccatagacttccataaacacctagactagaaaacaccccataaacatccaaaacccctagaccaggctaaacataaatcccccatgtcacaccctgacctaaccaagataataaagaaaacaaaagataactaaggccagggcgtgacaccagcctttttcccttttgttattgtgggtagttgactttgttagtggcactagtCAGCTTCACGGTCGTCTCTTTGTTtgtcgtttttttgttgttggcgACATTATAAATAAAGAAAATGCTGCGCTTTGTTCCACTTCATCAGACGGTCGTCGTGACAACCAGTTCCTTTAATCATTTCTCTCTCAATGCAGTAATCATCAAAAAAGAGGATCCACATGAAGGTTATTAAGACTTACCATTGTCTTTGCCATGTTgtcactggtggtggtggtggggaacgaaacagtcctgaatcTAGTGTGGGATGGAACGAGAGAAGCCTCTATGCTGAGATACACAGAGATTTAAAAGGTAAGGTTATAAGTCCAGCCCCCTTTCACATATCACTAACTGATTAGcatgatgaggggggggggtcaagaggTACTTCATGAGGATTCAATCCACAGATGTTTGATTATCCCACTGAGCCTATTGCCCAATGCTGGGCTTTAACAAGGAGCTTGGTGACAGTAGAGACAGCTTACTGCTGTACAGCGCTGATGATGTCACGCATACTGAACAACCTGCTCTTTGATCAGTTATCAACTGTGTTTGATCAGTAATCAACTGTGTTTGATCAGTAATCAAGTGCCACAATGTTGAGCGAGATAATATTTTTTCCACACACAGGACAATACTATGGAACAATAGACTACTGGATCACACAGGACAATACTATggaacaatggtgtgtgtgtcacgccctggtcttagtattttgtgttttctttctttatttggccaggccagggtgtgacatgggtttattttgtgttgtgtttatgtatggggggttttcgtaggttttgtgattgtggcttagtggggtgttctagcaaagtctatggttgcctgaggcggttctcaatcagaggcaggtgattctcattgtctctgattgggaaccatatttaggcagccatattctttgagtgttttgtgggtgagtggtcctgtctctgtgtttgtttgcaccagataggctgtataggtgttcacggtccgtttgttgttttggattgttcatcttcattaaagatgtatattatcaaccacgctgcattttggtctgactttCCTTCAATGGAAGAAAACCGTGTGCGTGCGTGAAATGTGATGACTGGTTCAGGGTAACGAGCAGGGTTATAGTCATGGTAATGATCAGGGTTACGgtaattatcaaatcaaatttatttatatagcccttcgtacatcagcttatatctcaaagtgctgtacagaaacccagcctaaaaccccaaactgcacgcaatgcaggtgtagaagcacggtggctaggaaaaactccctagaaaggccaaaacctaggaagaaacctagagaggaaccaggctatgtggggtggccagtcctcttctggctgtgctgggtggagattataacagaacatggccaagatgttcaaatgttcataaatgaccagcatggtcatataataataataaggcagaacagttgaaactggagcagcagcacagtcaggtggactggggacagcaaggaatcatcatgtcaggtagtcctggggcatggtcctagggctcaggtcctccgagagagagaaagagcgaattagagaacgcacacttagattcacacaggacaccgaataggacaggagaagtactccagatataacaaactgaccctagccccccgacacataaacaactgcagcataaatactggaggctgagacaggaggggtcaggagacactgatgATGAGGGTTATGGTAATGATTAGGTTTATAGTAATGATGAGGGTTATGGTTCACGGTAGTGATCAGGGTTATGGTAATGATCAGGGTTATGGTCCACGGTAATAATCAGGGTTATGGTAGTGATCAGGGTTATGGTAATGATCAGGGTTATGGTTCACGGTAGTGATCAGGGTTATGGTAATGATCAGGGTTATGGTAAGGATCAGGGTTATGGTTCACGGTAGTGATCAGGGTTATGGTAATGATCAGGGTTATGGTAAGGATCAAGGTTATGGTTCACGGTAGTGATCAGGGTTATGGTAATGGTCAGGGTTATGGTAGTGATCAGGGTTATGGTAAGGATCAGGGGTATGGTAGTGATCAGGGTTATGTTTCATGGTAGTGATCAGGGTTATGGTAATGATCAGGGTTATGGTAGTGATCAGGGTTATGGTAAGGATCAGGGTTATGGTAATGATCAGTGTTATGGTAAtgattagggttatggttatggtaatgATTAGGGTTATGGTAATGATCAGGGTTATGGTAGTGATCGGGGTTATGGTAAGGATCAGGGTTATGGTAATGATCAGTGTTATGGTAATGATCAGTGTTATGGTAAtgattagggttatggttatggtaatgATTAGGGTTATGGTAATGATCAGGGTTATGGTAATGATCAGGGTTATGGTGATCATAAGGGTTAAGGTAGTGATCAGGGTTATGTTAATGATCGGGGTTATGGTAATGATCAGGGTTATGGTAATGGTCAGGGTTATGGTAATTATCAGGGTTACGGTAATGATCAGGGTTAAGGTAATGATCGGGGTTATGGTAATGATCAGGGTTATGGTAATGATCAGGGTTATGGTCCGCGGTAATGATCAGGGTTATGGTAATGATCAGGGTTACGGTAATGATCAGGGTTATGGTAATGATCAGGGTTATGGTAATGATCAGGGTTACGGTAATGATCAGAGTTATGGTAATGATTAGGGTTATGGTAATGATCAGTGTTATGGTAGTGATCGGGGTTATGGTAAGGATCAGGGTTATGGTAATGATTCGGGTTATGGTAATGATCTGGGTTATGGTAATGATCAGGGTTATGGTGATCATAAGGGTTAAGGTAATGATCAGGGTTATGTTAATGATCAGGGTTATGGTAATGGTCATGGTTATGGTAATTATCAGAGTTACGGTAATGATCAGGGTTAAGGTAATGATCGGGGTTATGGTAATGATCAGGGTTATGGTAATGATCAGGGTTATGGTCCACGGTAATGATCAGGGTTATGGTAATGGTCAGGGTTATGGTCCATGGCAACGATCAGTGTTATGGTAATGATCAGGGTTATGGTCCACGGTAATGATCAGGGTTACGGTAATGATCAGGGTTATGGTCCATGGCAACGATCAGTGTTATGGTAATGATCAGGGTTATGGTAATGATCAGGGTTATGGTAAGGATCAGGGTTATGGTAATGATCAGGGTTATGGTAATGATCAGGGTTATGGTAATGATAAGAGTTATGGTAATGATCCGGGTTATGGTACTGATCAGGGTTATGGTAAGGATCAGGGTTATGGTAATGATCAGGGTTATGGTAATGATCAGGGTTATGGTAATGATCAGAGTTATGGTAATGATCAGGGTTATGTTAATGATCAGGGTTATGGTAATGATCATGGTTACTGTAATGATCAGGGTTATGGTCCACGGTAATGATCAGGGTTATGGTAATGATCAGGGTTATAATGGTCGTGCACCAGTCATTTCGTAATCGTTGCCCTCTCGCTGGTGTCACTGCTGACACAGATTGCAAACCATTCAGATCGCTACAGATAAGCCTAGATGATTCATCTGTATTCTAACCATTACTGTAAATTATACTGAAATATATCTTTTAATATTTTATACTATAAAAACAATATTGATGTAACATTAAATACATTCATATTTTGTGGTAAAATATAGCAAAGGATTCGTGATCAAATTCATCAGGGATGATTTCTTGTTAAATCTTGCAGAGTTGCTCATTCAAATTTCACCCAGTCCATCTCTGGGAATAGGTGACTTCATAAACAATCAGCACATTAAAAAACACCCAAAATAACAACAATAGCTATGTGCTTGTCAACACATTTTTGTGATCTTGCAATAAATTAGCATTACGTATTACTTGAGTAATTTACCTTTTGCATCAAACCTACAATAGCGTGAACTCAATTAGACAGGCTTGAGCAGAGACTTCAGCATGAAATT contains:
- the LOC109881132 gene encoding galectin-1, with protein sequence MAKTMVLELKNVKLRAGDQLKVEGRILPEAKGFQIDLGCDEDHLALHFNPRFEDDTDGVVLVCNSKIDGCWGHEEREKHSGLQRGSTVKIVLKLTGDLFEVEMPNGHEIKFPNRSVLDVVTYIRVRGDLKLTAFKIY